The following coding sequences lie in one Mus musculus strain C57BL/6J chromosome 11, GRCm38.p6 C57BL/6J genomic window:
- the Ankrd13b gene encoding ankyrin repeat domain-containing protein 13B isoform X3, producing the protein MIPANASARKGPEGKYPLHYLVWHNRHRELEKEVRAGQVDIEQLDPRGRTPLHLATTLGHLECARVLLAHGADVGRENRSGWTVLQEAVSTRDLELVQLVLRYRDYQRVVKRLAGIPMLLEKLRKAQDFYVEMKWEFTSWVPLVSKICPSDTYKVWKSGQNLRVDTTLLGFDHMTWQRGNRSFVFRGQDTSAVVMEIDHDRRVVYMETLALAGQDRELLLAAAQPSEEQVLSRLTAPVVTTQLDTKNISFERNKTGILGWRSEKTEMVNGYEAKVYGASNVELITRTRTEHLSEQHKGKVKGCKTPLQSFLGIAEQHGGPQNGTLITQTLSQANPPAITAEEYFNPNFELGNRAMGRPMELTTKTQKFKAKLWLCEEHPLSLCEQVAPIIDLMAVSNALFAKLRDFITLRLPPGFPVKIEIPIFHILNARITFGNLNGCDEPVPSVRGSPGSETPSPGSDSSSVSSSSSTTSCRACEISPALFEAPRGYSVLGGQREAVPRDEDDDLLRFAIQQSLLEAGSEYDQVTIWEALTNSKPGTHPMSYEGRRQDSDTGTLLGPENPQCLQHLVSRTRYQDGFCQPPFLAQGGWPVLQACAEIRDLAPWTFRPSTTDRLAGPGICHHWVGPRQPSETHGFPKRVASLPSPGTSTMSPAPLTSRCPRCAGSGERSTNPPRPQERPTHAAAPAHAPGSSAQPSAQPRSRLQQPCVPELRRAAAAGYGVVRSGAGGEAAASAPGGGRVGADPAALADRTVAPPAGTLAHSTQDPGLRTCRAAAGVWSHRIAGVAAHQA; encoded by the exons GTGGACATTGAACAACTAGATCCCCGAGGCCGGACTCCTCTGCACCTGGCTACCACCCTGGGGCACCTGGAATGTGCCCGTGTGCTCTTGGCACATGGTGCAGATGTGGGCAGGGAGAATCGCAGTGGTTGGACAG TGCTGCAGGAGGCTGTGAGCACCAGGGACCTTGAGCTGGTGCAGCTGGTGCTGCGGTACAGGGACTACCAGCGGGTGGTGAAGCGACTGGCGGGTATCCCCATGCTCCTGGAGAAGCTACGAAAG GCCCAGGATTTCTATGTGGAGATGAAGTGGGAGTTCACAAGTTGGG TGCCTCTGGTATCCAAGATTTGCCCTAGTGACACATACAAAGTGTGGAAGAGTGGGCAGAACCTGAGGGTAGACACCACGCTTTTGGGCTTTGACCATATGACCTGGCAGAGGGGGAATCGCAGCTTCGTCTTCAGAGGTCAAG ACACAAGTGCTGTGGTCATGGAGATTGACCATGACCGCCGCGTGGTGTACATGGAGACCCTGGCGCTGGCCGGGCAGGATCGGGAGCTACTGCTGGCTGCCGCCCAGCCCTCGGAGGAACAGGTGCTGAGCAGGCTTACTGCGCCCGTTGTCACCACACAGCTCGACACCAAGAACATCTCCTTTGAGAG GAACAAGACTGGCATTCTGGGCTGGCGCAGTGAGAAGACAGAGATGGTGAACGGGTACGAGGCCAAG GTATACGGGGCCTCCAATGTGGAGCTCATCACCCGGACACGGACAGAGCATCTTTCGGAACAACATAAAGGCAAAGTCAAAG GTTGTAAGACACCTCTGCAGTCTTTCCTGGGAATTGCCGAGCAGCACGGGGGACCCCAAAATGGG ACCCTGATCACTCAGACTCTGAGCCAAGCCAACCCCCCTGCCATCACTGCAGAGGAATACTTCAACCCCAACTTTGAGCTTGGCAACCGGGCCATGGGACGTCCCATGGAGCTGACCACCAAGACGCAGAA GTTCAAGGCCAAGCTGTGGCTGTGTGAGGAGCACCCCCTGTCCCTGTGTGAGCAGGTGGCTCCCATCATTGACCTCATGGCTGTCAGCAACGCACTTTTTGCCAAGCTCCGGGACTTCATCACGTTGCGCCTGCCTCCTGGCTTCCCAGTCAAGATTG AAATCCCGATTTTTCACATCCTCAACGCCCGCATCACCTTCGGGAACCTCAATGGCTGCGATGAGCCAGTGCCCTCGGTGCGAGGTAGCCCCGGCAGCGAGACGCCCTCCCCTGGCAGTGACTCTTCCAGCGTCAGCAGCTCCAGCTCTACCA CCTCCTGTCGTGCCTGTGAGATCTCCCCTGCACTGTTCGAGGCCCCACGTGGCTACAGTGTGCTGGGCGGCCAGCGAGAGGCTGTGCCTCGTGATGAAGATGATGACCTGCTGCGGTTTGCCATCCAGCAGAGCCTGCTTGAGGCGGGCAGTGAGTATGACCAG GTCACCATCTGGGAGGCGCTAACCAACAGCAAGCCAGGCACCCACCCCATGTCCTATGAAGGCCGCCGACAGGACAG TGACACTGGAACCCTACTAGGCCCAGAGAACCCTCAGTGCCTTCAACACCTGGTATCGAGAACCCGTTATCAAGATGGCTTCTGCCAACCCCCTTTCCTGGCACAGGGAGGGTGGCCAGTGCTCCAGGCATGTGCAGAGATCAGGGACCTAGCTCCCTGGACCTTCAGACCCTCAACAACAGACAGGTTGGCGGGACCTGGGATCTGCCATCACTGGGTGGGGCCCAGACAGCCCAGCGAGACTCATGGCTTCCCCAAGAGGGTGGCAAGCCTGCCCAGCCCTGGGACCTCCACGATGTCTCCTGCCCCGCTTACGAGCAGGTGTCCCAGGTGTGCCGGGAGCGGGGAGCGCTCGACAAATCCTCCCCGCCCCCAGGAGCGCCCCACCCACGCCGCAGCGCCAGCCCATGCCCCCGGCTCCAGTGCCCAGCCCTCGGCCCAGCCCAGGTCCCGGCTCCAGCAGCCATGTGTTCCGGAGCTACGACGAGCAGCTGCGGCTGGCTATGGAGTTGTCCgctcaggagcaggaggagaggcgGCGGCGAGTGcgccaggaggaggaagagttggAGCGGATCCTGCGGCTCTCGCTGACCGAACAGTAGCGCCTCCTGCTGGGACCCTCGCCCACTCCACGCAGGACCCGGGTCTGCGCACCTGCCGAGCGGCTGCTGGAGTCTGGAGCCATCGCATTGCGGGTGTAGCAGCGCATCAGGCTTGA
- the Ankrd13b gene encoding ankyrin repeat domain-containing protein 13B isoform X10, producing MIPANASARKGPEGKYPLHYLVWHNRHRELEKEVRAGQVDIEQLDPRGRTPLHLATTLGHLECARVLLAHGADVGRENRSGWTVLQEAVSTRDLELVQLVLRYRDYQRVVKRLAGIPMLLEKLRKAQDFYVEMKWEFTSWVPLVSKICPSDTYKVWKSGQNLRVDTTLLGFDHMTWQRGNRSFVFRGQDTSAVVMEIDHDRRVVYMETLALAGQDRELLLAAAQPSEEQVLSRLTAPVVTTQLDTKNISFERNKTGILGWRSEKTEMVNGYEAKVYGASNVELITRTRTEHLSEQHKGKVKGCKTPLQSFLGIAEQHGGPQNGTLITQTLSQANPPAITAEEYFNPNFELGNRAMGRPMELTTKTQNFPYPLGSGGPGSRPSCGCVRSTPCPCVSRWLPSLTSWLSATHFLPSSGTSSRCACLLASQSRLKSRFFTSSTPASPSGTSMAAMSQCPRCEVAPAARRPPLAVTLPASAAPALPVRLSTPQSPTLPKLGSISPPDTKGRAQPTPDPWPTPPASCRACEISPALFEAPRGYSVLGGQREAVPRDEDDDLLRFAIQQSLLEAGSEYDQVTIWEALTNSKPGTHPMSYEGRRQDRSAPPTPQRQPMPPAPVPSPRPSPGPGSSSHVFRSYDEQLRLAMELSAQEQEERRRRVRQEEEELERILRLSLTEQ from the exons GTGGACATTGAACAACTAGATCCCCGAGGCCGGACTCCTCTGCACCTGGCTACCACCCTGGGGCACCTGGAATGTGCCCGTGTGCTCTTGGCACATGGTGCAGATGTGGGCAGGGAGAATCGCAGTGGTTGGACAG TGCTGCAGGAGGCTGTGAGCACCAGGGACCTTGAGCTGGTGCAGCTGGTGCTGCGGTACAGGGACTACCAGCGGGTGGTGAAGCGACTGGCGGGTATCCCCATGCTCCTGGAGAAGCTACGAAAG GCCCAGGATTTCTATGTGGAGATGAAGTGGGAGTTCACAAGTTGGG TGCCTCTGGTATCCAAGATTTGCCCTAGTGACACATACAAAGTGTGGAAGAGTGGGCAGAACCTGAGGGTAGACACCACGCTTTTGGGCTTTGACCATATGACCTGGCAGAGGGGGAATCGCAGCTTCGTCTTCAGAGGTCAAG ACACAAGTGCTGTGGTCATGGAGATTGACCATGACCGCCGCGTGGTGTACATGGAGACCCTGGCGCTGGCCGGGCAGGATCGGGAGCTACTGCTGGCTGCCGCCCAGCCCTCGGAGGAACAGGTGCTGAGCAGGCTTACTGCGCCCGTTGTCACCACACAGCTCGACACCAAGAACATCTCCTTTGAGAG GAACAAGACTGGCATTCTGGGCTGGCGCAGTGAGAAGACAGAGATGGTGAACGGGTACGAGGCCAAG GTATACGGGGCCTCCAATGTGGAGCTCATCACCCGGACACGGACAGAGCATCTTTCGGAACAACATAAAGGCAAAGTCAAAG GTTGTAAGACACCTCTGCAGTCTTTCCTGGGAATTGCCGAGCAGCACGGGGGACCCCAAAATGGG ACCCTGATCACTCAGACTCTGAGCCAAGCCAACCCCCCTGCCATCACTGCAGAGGAATACTTCAACCCCAACTTTGAGCTTGGCAACCGGGCCATGGGACGTCCCATGGAGCTGACCACCAAGACGCAGAA CTTCCCTTACCCCTTGGGATCTGGGGGACCAGGTTCAAGGCCAAGCTGTGGCTGTGTGAGGAGCACCCCCTGTCCCTGTGTGAGCAGGTGGCTCCCATCATTGACCTCATGGCTGTCAGCAACGCACTTTTTGCCAAGCTCCGGGACTTCATCACGTTGCGCCTGCCTCCTGGCTTCCCAGTCAAGATTG AAATCCCGATTTTTCACATCCTCAACGCCCGCATCACCTTCGGGAACCTCAATGGCTGCGATGAGCCAGTGCCCTCGGTGCGAGGTAGCCCCGGCAGCGAGACGCCCTCCCCTGGCAGTGACTCTTCCAGCGTCAGCAGCTCCAGCTCTACCAGTGAGACTCTCCACTCCCCAGAGTCCTACCCTTCCCAAGCTCGGCTCCATTTCCCCCCCAGACACTAAGGGGCGAGCACAGCCCACACCTGACCCCTGGCCCACGCCTCCAGCCTCCTGTCGTGCCTGTGAGATCTCCCCTGCACTGTTCGAGGCCCCACGTGGCTACAGTGTGCTGGGCGGCCAGCGAGAGGCTGTGCCTCGTGATGAAGATGATGACCTGCTGCGGTTTGCCATCCAGCAGAGCCTGCTTGAGGCGGGCAGTGAGTATGACCAG GTCACCATCTGGGAGGCGCTAACCAACAGCAAGCCAGGCACCCACCCCATGTCCTATGAAGGCCGCCGACAGGACAG GAGCGCCCCACCCACGCCGCAGCGCCAGCCCATGCCCCCGGCTCCAGTGCCCAGCCCTCGGCCCAGCCCAGGTCCCGGCTCCAGCAGCCATGTGTTCCGGAGCTACGACGAGCAGCTGCGGCTGGCTATGGAGTTGTCCgctcaggagcaggaggagaggcgGCGGCGAGTGcgccaggaggaggaagagttggAGCGGATCCTGCGGCTCTCGCTGACCGAACAGTAG
- the Ankrd13b gene encoding ankyrin repeat domain-containing protein 13B isoform X2: protein MIPANASARKGPEGKYPLHYLVWHNRHRELEKEVRAGQVDIEQLDPRGRTPLHLATTLGHLECARVLLAHGADVGRENRSGWTVLQEAVSTRDLELVQLVLRYRDYQRVVKRLAGIPMLLEKLRKAQDFYVEMKWEFTSWVPLVSKICPSDTYKVWKSGQNLRVDTTLLGFDHMTWQRGNRSFVFRGQDTSAVVMEIDHDRRVVYMETLALAGQDRELLLAAAQPSEEQVLSRLTAPVVTTQLDTKNISFERNKTGILGWRSEKTEMVNGYEAKVYGASNVELITRTRTEHLSEQHKGKVKGCKTPLQSFLGIAEQHGGPQNGTLITQTLSQANPPAITAEEYFNPNFELGNRAMGRPMELTTKTQNFPYPLGSGGPGSRPSCGCVRSTPCPCVSRWLPSLTSWLSATHFLPSSGTSSRCACLLASQSRLKSRFFTSSTPASPSGTSMAAMSQCPRCEVAPAARRPPLAVTLPASAAPALPVRLSTPQSPTLPKLGSISPPDTKGRAQPTPDPWPTPPASCRACEISPALFEAPRGYSVLGGQREAVPRDEDDDLLRFAIQQSLLEAGSEYDQVTIWEALTNSKPGTHPMSYEGRRQDSDTGTLLGPENPQCLQHLVSRTRYQDGFCQPPFLAQGGWPVLQACAEIRDLAPWTFRPSTTDRCPRCAGSGERSTNPPRPQERPTHAAAPAHAPGSSAQPSAQPRSRLQQPCVPELRRAAAAGYGVVRSGAGGEAAASAPGGGRVGADPAALADRTVAPPAGTLAHSTQDPGLRTCRAAAGVWSHRIAGVAAHQA from the exons GTGGACATTGAACAACTAGATCCCCGAGGCCGGACTCCTCTGCACCTGGCTACCACCCTGGGGCACCTGGAATGTGCCCGTGTGCTCTTGGCACATGGTGCAGATGTGGGCAGGGAGAATCGCAGTGGTTGGACAG TGCTGCAGGAGGCTGTGAGCACCAGGGACCTTGAGCTGGTGCAGCTGGTGCTGCGGTACAGGGACTACCAGCGGGTGGTGAAGCGACTGGCGGGTATCCCCATGCTCCTGGAGAAGCTACGAAAG GCCCAGGATTTCTATGTGGAGATGAAGTGGGAGTTCACAAGTTGGG TGCCTCTGGTATCCAAGATTTGCCCTAGTGACACATACAAAGTGTGGAAGAGTGGGCAGAACCTGAGGGTAGACACCACGCTTTTGGGCTTTGACCATATGACCTGGCAGAGGGGGAATCGCAGCTTCGTCTTCAGAGGTCAAG ACACAAGTGCTGTGGTCATGGAGATTGACCATGACCGCCGCGTGGTGTACATGGAGACCCTGGCGCTGGCCGGGCAGGATCGGGAGCTACTGCTGGCTGCCGCCCAGCCCTCGGAGGAACAGGTGCTGAGCAGGCTTACTGCGCCCGTTGTCACCACACAGCTCGACACCAAGAACATCTCCTTTGAGAG GAACAAGACTGGCATTCTGGGCTGGCGCAGTGAGAAGACAGAGATGGTGAACGGGTACGAGGCCAAG GTATACGGGGCCTCCAATGTGGAGCTCATCACCCGGACACGGACAGAGCATCTTTCGGAACAACATAAAGGCAAAGTCAAAG GTTGTAAGACACCTCTGCAGTCTTTCCTGGGAATTGCCGAGCAGCACGGGGGACCCCAAAATGGG ACCCTGATCACTCAGACTCTGAGCCAAGCCAACCCCCCTGCCATCACTGCAGAGGAATACTTCAACCCCAACTTTGAGCTTGGCAACCGGGCCATGGGACGTCCCATGGAGCTGACCACCAAGACGCAGAA CTTCCCTTACCCCTTGGGATCTGGGGGACCAGGTTCAAGGCCAAGCTGTGGCTGTGTGAGGAGCACCCCCTGTCCCTGTGTGAGCAGGTGGCTCCCATCATTGACCTCATGGCTGTCAGCAACGCACTTTTTGCCAAGCTCCGGGACTTCATCACGTTGCGCCTGCCTCCTGGCTTCCCAGTCAAGATTG AAATCCCGATTTTTCACATCCTCAACGCCCGCATCACCTTCGGGAACCTCAATGGCTGCGATGAGCCAGTGCCCTCGGTGCGAGGTAGCCCCGGCAGCGAGACGCCCTCCCCTGGCAGTGACTCTTCCAGCGTCAGCAGCTCCAGCTCTACCAGTGAGACTCTCCACTCCCCAGAGTCCTACCCTTCCCAAGCTCGGCTCCATTTCCCCCCCAGACACTAAGGGGCGAGCACAGCCCACACCTGACCCCTGGCCCACGCCTCCAGCCTCCTGTCGTGCCTGTGAGATCTCCCCTGCACTGTTCGAGGCCCCACGTGGCTACAGTGTGCTGGGCGGCCAGCGAGAGGCTGTGCCTCGTGATGAAGATGATGACCTGCTGCGGTTTGCCATCCAGCAGAGCCTGCTTGAGGCGGGCAGTGAGTATGACCAG GTCACCATCTGGGAGGCGCTAACCAACAGCAAGCCAGGCACCCACCCCATGTCCTATGAAGGCCGCCGACAGGACAG TGACACTGGAACCCTACTAGGCCCAGAGAACCCTCAGTGCCTTCAACACCTGGTATCGAGAACCCGTTATCAAGATGGCTTCTGCCAACCCCCTTTCCTGGCACAGGGAGGGTGGCCAGTGCTCCAGGCATGTGCAGAGATCAGGGACCTAGCTCCCTGGACCTTCAGACCCTCAACAACAGACAG GTGTCCCAGGTGTGCCGGGAGCGGGGAGCGCTCGACAAATCCTCCCCGCCCCCAGGAGCGCCCCACCCACGCCGCAGCGCCAGCCCATGCCCCCGGCTCCAGTGCCCAGCCCTCGGCCCAGCCCAGGTCCCGGCTCCAGCAGCCATGTGTTCCGGAGCTACGACGAGCAGCTGCGGCTGGCTATGGAGTTGTCCgctcaggagcaggaggagaggcgGCGGCGAGTGcgccaggaggaggaagagttggAGCGGATCCTGCGGCTCTCGCTGACCGAACAGTAGCGCCTCCTGCTGGGACCCTCGCCCACTCCACGCAGGACCCGGGTCTGCGCACCTGCCGAGCGGCTGCTGGAGTCTGGAGCCATCGCATTGCGGGTGTAGCAGCGCATCAGGCTTGA
- the Ankrd13b gene encoding ankyrin repeat domain-containing protein 13B isoform 1 (isoform 1 is encoded by transcript variant 1) yields MIPANASARKGPEGKYPLHYLVWHNRHRELEKEVRAGQVDIEQLDPRGRTPLHLATTLGHLECARVLLAHGADVGRENRSGWTVLQEAVSTRDLELVQLVLRYRDYQRVVKRLAGIPMLLEKLRKAQDFYVEMKWEFTSWVPLVSKICPSDTYKVWKSGQNLRVDTTLLGFDHMTWQRGNRSFVFRGQDTSAVVMEIDHDRRVVYMETLALAGQDRELLLAAAQPSEEQVLSRLTAPVVTTQLDTKNISFERNKTGILGWRSEKTEMVNGYEAKVYGASNVELITRTRTEHLSEQHKGKVKGCKTPLQSFLGIAEQHGGPQNGTLITQTLSQANPPAITAEEYFNPNFELGNRAMGRPMELTTKTQKFKAKLWLCEEHPLSLCEQVAPIIDLMAVSNALFAKLRDFITLRLPPGFPVKIEIPIFHILNARITFGNLNGCDEPVPSVRGSPGSETPSPGSDSSSVSSSSSTTSCRACEISPALFEAPRGYSVLGGQREAVPRDEDDDLLRFAIQQSLLEAGSEYDQVTIWEALTNSKPGTHPMSYEGRRQDRSAPPTPQRQPMPPAPVPSPRPSPGPGSSSHVFRSYDEQLRLAMELSAQEQEERRRRVRQEEEELERILRLSLTEQ; encoded by the exons GTGGACATTGAACAACTAGATCCCCGAGGCCGGACTCCTCTGCACCTGGCTACCACCCTGGGGCACCTGGAATGTGCCCGTGTGCTCTTGGCACATGGTGCAGATGTGGGCAGGGAGAATCGCAGTGGTTGGACAG TGCTGCAGGAGGCTGTGAGCACCAGGGACCTTGAGCTGGTGCAGCTGGTGCTGCGGTACAGGGACTACCAGCGGGTGGTGAAGCGACTGGCGGGTATCCCCATGCTCCTGGAGAAGCTACGAAAG GCCCAGGATTTCTATGTGGAGATGAAGTGGGAGTTCACAAGTTGGG TGCCTCTGGTATCCAAGATTTGCCCTAGTGACACATACAAAGTGTGGAAGAGTGGGCAGAACCTGAGGGTAGACACCACGCTTTTGGGCTTTGACCATATGACCTGGCAGAGGGGGAATCGCAGCTTCGTCTTCAGAGGTCAAG ACACAAGTGCTGTGGTCATGGAGATTGACCATGACCGCCGCGTGGTGTACATGGAGACCCTGGCGCTGGCCGGGCAGGATCGGGAGCTACTGCTGGCTGCCGCCCAGCCCTCGGAGGAACAGGTGCTGAGCAGGCTTACTGCGCCCGTTGTCACCACACAGCTCGACACCAAGAACATCTCCTTTGAGAG GAACAAGACTGGCATTCTGGGCTGGCGCAGTGAGAAGACAGAGATGGTGAACGGGTACGAGGCCAAG GTATACGGGGCCTCCAATGTGGAGCTCATCACCCGGACACGGACAGAGCATCTTTCGGAACAACATAAAGGCAAAGTCAAAG GTTGTAAGACACCTCTGCAGTCTTTCCTGGGAATTGCCGAGCAGCACGGGGGACCCCAAAATGGG ACCCTGATCACTCAGACTCTGAGCCAAGCCAACCCCCCTGCCATCACTGCAGAGGAATACTTCAACCCCAACTTTGAGCTTGGCAACCGGGCCATGGGACGTCCCATGGAGCTGACCACCAAGACGCAGAA GTTCAAGGCCAAGCTGTGGCTGTGTGAGGAGCACCCCCTGTCCCTGTGTGAGCAGGTGGCTCCCATCATTGACCTCATGGCTGTCAGCAACGCACTTTTTGCCAAGCTCCGGGACTTCATCACGTTGCGCCTGCCTCCTGGCTTCCCAGTCAAGATTG AAATCCCGATTTTTCACATCCTCAACGCCCGCATCACCTTCGGGAACCTCAATGGCTGCGATGAGCCAGTGCCCTCGGTGCGAGGTAGCCCCGGCAGCGAGACGCCCTCCCCTGGCAGTGACTCTTCCAGCGTCAGCAGCTCCAGCTCTACCA CCTCCTGTCGTGCCTGTGAGATCTCCCCTGCACTGTTCGAGGCCCCACGTGGCTACAGTGTGCTGGGCGGCCAGCGAGAGGCTGTGCCTCGTGATGAAGATGATGACCTGCTGCGGTTTGCCATCCAGCAGAGCCTGCTTGAGGCGGGCAGTGAGTATGACCAG GTCACCATCTGGGAGGCGCTAACCAACAGCAAGCCAGGCACCCACCCCATGTCCTATGAAGGCCGCCGACAGGACAG GAGCGCCCCACCCACGCCGCAGCGCCAGCCCATGCCCCCGGCTCCAGTGCCCAGCCCTCGGCCCAGCCCAGGTCCCGGCTCCAGCAGCCATGTGTTCCGGAGCTACGACGAGCAGCTGCGGCTGGCTATGGAGTTGTCCgctcaggagcaggaggagaggcgGCGGCGAGTGcgccaggaggaggaagagttggAGCGGATCCTGCGGCTCTCGCTGACCGAACAGTAG
- the Ankrd13b gene encoding ankyrin repeat domain-containing protein 13B isoform X7, with translation MIPANASARKGPEGKYPLHYLVWHNRHRELEKEVRAGQVDIEQLDPRGRTPLHLATTLGHLECARVLLAHGADVGRENRSGWTVLQEAVSTRDLELVQLVLRYRDYQRVVKRLAGIPMLLEKLRKAQDFYVEMKWEFTSWVPLVSKICPSDTYKVWKSGQNLRVDTTLLGFDHMTWQRGNRSFVFRGQDTSAVVMEIDHDRRVVYMETLALAGQDRELLLAAAQPSEEQVLSRLTAPVVTTQLDTKNISFERNKTGILGWRSEKTEMVNGYEAKVYGASNVELITRTRTEHLSEQHKGKVKGCKTPLQSFLGIAEQHGGPQNGTLITQTLSQANPPAITAEEYFNPNFELGNRAMGRPMELTTKTQNFPYPLGSGGPGSRPSCGCVRSTPCPCVSRWLPSLTSWLSATHFLPSSGTSSRCACLLASQSRLKSRFFTSSTPASPSGTSMAAMSQCPRCEVAPAARRPPLAVTLPASAAPALPVRLSTPQSPTLPKLGSISPPDTKGRAQPTPDPWPTPPASCRACEISPALFEAPRGYSVLGGQREAVPRDEDDDLLRFAIQQSLLEAGSEYDQVTIWEALTNSKPGTHPMSYEGRRQDSDTGTLLGPENPQCLQHLVSRTRYQDGFCQPPFLAQGGWPVLQACAEIRDLAPWTFRPSTTDRSAPPTPQRQPMPPAPVPSPRPSPGPGSSSHVFRSYDEQLRLAMELSAQEQEERRRRVRQEEEELERILRLSLTEQ, from the exons GTGGACATTGAACAACTAGATCCCCGAGGCCGGACTCCTCTGCACCTGGCTACCACCCTGGGGCACCTGGAATGTGCCCGTGTGCTCTTGGCACATGGTGCAGATGTGGGCAGGGAGAATCGCAGTGGTTGGACAG TGCTGCAGGAGGCTGTGAGCACCAGGGACCTTGAGCTGGTGCAGCTGGTGCTGCGGTACAGGGACTACCAGCGGGTGGTGAAGCGACTGGCGGGTATCCCCATGCTCCTGGAGAAGCTACGAAAG GCCCAGGATTTCTATGTGGAGATGAAGTGGGAGTTCACAAGTTGGG TGCCTCTGGTATCCAAGATTTGCCCTAGTGACACATACAAAGTGTGGAAGAGTGGGCAGAACCTGAGGGTAGACACCACGCTTTTGGGCTTTGACCATATGACCTGGCAGAGGGGGAATCGCAGCTTCGTCTTCAGAGGTCAAG ACACAAGTGCTGTGGTCATGGAGATTGACCATGACCGCCGCGTGGTGTACATGGAGACCCTGGCGCTGGCCGGGCAGGATCGGGAGCTACTGCTGGCTGCCGCCCAGCCCTCGGAGGAACAGGTGCTGAGCAGGCTTACTGCGCCCGTTGTCACCACACAGCTCGACACCAAGAACATCTCCTTTGAGAG GAACAAGACTGGCATTCTGGGCTGGCGCAGTGAGAAGACAGAGATGGTGAACGGGTACGAGGCCAAG GTATACGGGGCCTCCAATGTGGAGCTCATCACCCGGACACGGACAGAGCATCTTTCGGAACAACATAAAGGCAAAGTCAAAG GTTGTAAGACACCTCTGCAGTCTTTCCTGGGAATTGCCGAGCAGCACGGGGGACCCCAAAATGGG ACCCTGATCACTCAGACTCTGAGCCAAGCCAACCCCCCTGCCATCACTGCAGAGGAATACTTCAACCCCAACTTTGAGCTTGGCAACCGGGCCATGGGACGTCCCATGGAGCTGACCACCAAGACGCAGAA CTTCCCTTACCCCTTGGGATCTGGGGGACCAGGTTCAAGGCCAAGCTGTGGCTGTGTGAGGAGCACCCCCTGTCCCTGTGTGAGCAGGTGGCTCCCATCATTGACCTCATGGCTGTCAGCAACGCACTTTTTGCCAAGCTCCGGGACTTCATCACGTTGCGCCTGCCTCCTGGCTTCCCAGTCAAGATTG AAATCCCGATTTTTCACATCCTCAACGCCCGCATCACCTTCGGGAACCTCAATGGCTGCGATGAGCCAGTGCCCTCGGTGCGAGGTAGCCCCGGCAGCGAGACGCCCTCCCCTGGCAGTGACTCTTCCAGCGTCAGCAGCTCCAGCTCTACCAGTGAGACTCTCCACTCCCCAGAGTCCTACCCTTCCCAAGCTCGGCTCCATTTCCCCCCCAGACACTAAGGGGCGAGCACAGCCCACACCTGACCCCTGGCCCACGCCTCCAGCCTCCTGTCGTGCCTGTGAGATCTCCCCTGCACTGTTCGAGGCCCCACGTGGCTACAGTGTGCTGGGCGGCCAGCGAGAGGCTGTGCCTCGTGATGAAGATGATGACCTGCTGCGGTTTGCCATCCAGCAGAGCCTGCTTGAGGCGGGCAGTGAGTATGACCAG GTCACCATCTGGGAGGCGCTAACCAACAGCAAGCCAGGCACCCACCCCATGTCCTATGAAGGCCGCCGACAGGACAG TGACACTGGAACCCTACTAGGCCCAGAGAACCCTCAGTGCCTTCAACACCTGGTATCGAGAACCCGTTATCAAGATGGCTTCTGCCAACCCCCTTTCCTGGCACAGGGAGGGTGGCCAGTGCTCCAGGCATGTGCAGAGATCAGGGACCTAGCTCCCTGGACCTTCAGACCCTCAACAACAGACAG GAGCGCCCCACCCACGCCGCAGCGCCAGCCCATGCCCCCGGCTCCAGTGCCCAGCCCTCGGCCCAGCCCAGGTCCCGGCTCCAGCAGCCATGTGTTCCGGAGCTACGACGAGCAGCTGCGGCTGGCTATGGAGTTGTCCgctcaggagcaggaggagaggcgGCGGCGAGTGcgccaggaggaggaagagttggAGCGGATCCTGCGGCTCTCGCTGACCGAACAGTAG